A window of the Exiguobacterium mexicanum genome harbors these coding sequences:
- a CDS encoding IS3 family transposase (programmed frameshift) codes for MKRKRYTPEFKTQVVLEILKEEKTMSQIASEHGIHVNQLHKWKTHFLSEMPQVFKKQNKDQEKMRADYEEKLENLYAEVGKLTTQLSWIKKKNLASTTIRQERVEMMEWGNSKLPVSQQADLLGLNRSSLYYRPVAPSPEEVAIKHRIDEIYTKYPFYGSRRIAEVLKNEEVNINRKRVQRHMREMGIQALYPGPNLSKRNLQHRIYPYLLKGVNITRPNQAWGIDITYIRLQDSWMYLAAIIDWHSRYIISWELDQTLEIGFVLDAVRRAFTIGQPDIFNSDQGSHFTSSKYIHLLKEQPAVQISMDSKGRALDNIMIERFWRSLKYEEVYLKDYGTPREARQNIRDYMEFYNWERPHQSLGYRTPASIYFQ; via the exons ATGAAACGAAAAAGATATACACCCGAATTCAAAACTCAAGTTGTGTTGGAAATCTTGAAGGAAGAAAAAACAATGAGCCAGATTGCTTCCGAACATGGCATCCATGTGAACCAGCTGCATAAGTGGAAAACACATTTCCTGTCAGAGATGCCACAAGTGTTCAAGAAACAGAACAAGGACCAAGAGAAGATGAGAGCCGACTATGAAGAGAAACTGGAAAATCTCTATGCAGAAGTCGGAAAGTTAACCACGCAGCTGTCGTGGATCAA AAAAAAAAATCTGGCATCTACCACGATTAGACAGGAACGGGTAGAGATGATGGAATGGGGAAACAGTAAACTTCCTGTTTCCCAACAGGCCGATCTGCTTGGGCTCAATCGTTCCAGCCTTTATTACAGGCCGGTTGCCCCTTCGCCTGAAGAGGTTGCCATCAAGCATAGGATTGATGAGATCTACACCAAATATCCGTTCTACGGGTCACGCAGGATTGCCGAAGTATTGAAAAATGAAGAGGTGAATATCAACCGCAAGAGGGTCCAGCGTCACATGCGCGAGATGGGCATACAGGCTCTCTATCCAGGCCCCAATCTGAGTAAACGCAACCTGCAGCATCGCATTTATCCATACCTACTGAAAGGGGTGAACATTACCCGTCCCAACCAGGCTTGGGGCATTGATATCACGTATATCCGCCTGCAGGATAGCTGGATGTATTTGGCAGCCATCATCGATTGGCACTCCCGGTATATCATCAGCTGGGAACTGGACCAGACACTGGAAATAGGTTTTGTCCTGGATGCCGTCCGGCGGGCTTTCACGATCGGGCAGCCGGACATCTTCAACAGTGACCAGGGTAGCCACTTCACCAGTTCCAAATATATCCACCTCCTGAAGGAACAGCCTGCCGTCCAAATCAGCATGGACAGCAAGGGTCGGGCACTGGATAACATCATGATCGAACGTTTCTGGCGGAGCCTCAAGTACGAAGAGGTCTATCTGAAGGACTACGGGACACCAAGAGAAGCGAGACAGAACATCCGTGACTACATGGAATTCTATAACTGGGAACGTCCCCACCAGTCATTGGGTTATAGGACACCGGCATCCATCTATTTTCAGTAG